Proteins from one Flammeovirgaceae bacterium genomic window:
- a CDS encoding efflux RND transporter periplasmic adaptor subunit encodes MNKTALLMGAVALMALARCTSSKEANDDIGKFTVTSPMLMDTSYTREYVTQIQSLQNVELRAMVKGYIQTINVDEGQLVKLGQVLFTIMPAEYEAELQKAKAEAKTAELEWENTKTLAEKSIVSQTELAIAQAKLDQAKAEVALAELYLSFTKVKAPFDGVIDRIRFKIGSLIDEGTLLTTLSNNKEVYAYFNVSESEYLEYKTRNDEGAKVRLLLANNQLHPYQGTIETIEGEFDNNTGNIAFRARFPNPDLLLKHGETGKILMTIPIRHALIIPQKATFDIQGRVYVYVVDKNNVVKAKSITVSQTLPNIYVVGPGLSENDKILLEGLQSVKDDDKVLTYYVPPREVLGKLQLITPQ; translated from the coding sequence ATGAATAAAACCGCCTTGTTAATGGGGGCCGTGGCGCTGATGGCCCTGGCCCGGTGCACCTCCAGCAAAGAAGCCAATGATGACATTGGGAAATTCACGGTCACGAGCCCTATGCTCATGGATACCTCCTACACCCGGGAGTACGTCACGCAAATACAATCCCTGCAAAACGTTGAACTGAGGGCAATGGTAAAGGGGTATATCCAAACCATCAATGTTGACGAGGGACAGTTGGTCAAATTGGGGCAGGTCCTTTTCACCATTATGCCTGCTGAGTACGAGGCCGAGCTGCAAAAGGCAAAAGCCGAGGCCAAGACTGCCGAACTGGAATGGGAGAACACGAAAACCCTGGCAGAAAAAAGCATCGTGTCGCAAACGGAACTGGCCATTGCGCAGGCCAAGCTGGACCAGGCCAAGGCAGAAGTTGCCCTTGCCGAATTGTACCTCTCCTTCACCAAGGTAAAAGCCCCGTTTGATGGGGTCATCGACAGGATCCGGTTTAAAATAGGCAGCCTGATAGACGAGGGCACCCTGTTGACCACCCTGTCGAACAACAAAGAGGTGTATGCCTATTTCAATGTGTCCGAATCGGAATACCTGGAATACAAAACCAGGAACGATGAGGGGGCCAAGGTACGCCTCCTGCTGGCCAACAACCAATTGCACCCCTACCAGGGCACCATAGAAACCATAGAAGGCGAATTTGACAACAATACCGGCAACATAGCCTTCCGCGCCCGGTTCCCCAATCCGGATTTGCTGCTGAAGCATGGCGAGACAGGGAAAATCCTAATGACAATCCCCATAAGGCATGCGCTGATCATCCCGCAAAAAGCCACCTTCGACATCCAGGGAAGGGTGTATGTGTACGTAGTGGACAAAAACAATGTGGTAAAGGCCAAAAGCATTACCGTAAGCCAAACCTTGCCCAACATCTATGTGGTAGGCCCGGGGCTTTCCGAAAATGACAAGATCCTGCTGGAGGGCCTCCAATCTGTTAAAGATGACGACAAGGTGCTGACCTACTACGTGCCCCCCAGGGAAGTATTGGGGAAACTACAACTGATCACGCCACAATAA
- a CDS encoding caspase family protein has product MKKAMVFFVIALGLGRLQAQEVDLLRLGYDRPSIQSGQVGMAVSPDGRFIAFVYEDKTIKVFDASIGRFTKRFKASFDGFFDVQLATGQRLALVGPKSVRVIDLVTEKEIKQFPLEAEATKTSFLGAHNLLAVGQKEGYVQVFDLVANEQTFATQYKKHHVSALAFHPSGKKLIVGVMSFLKNMNPLKVYDLATGDEIGESPEGTFTMVAYNEAGDKIVVAGLNYLSTKSVVQVWDANTFKKLKDLESEFFIATITPNGGVYTGSTFLALTASRSFNVYDEKSGSSVFTTKSDKWRFSGYPGLGVGSFNVFPLGQGSGKFFLNASGNNINQVYDRESNSIIAYFFSDSNDDFAIVSKDGRVEGTADALGKVFWTTRLTLQRTTLESSVQKGFTPRLFNAMLNEDPSFVAGFDVDKVVSSIPVLAIQSINGKPYTDKSVVASTQKNSTVVVEVRENPKEVTELRLYQNGKLIKMEEGTGATSYTFDLSLSTAFGEDNFFFVNAGSKNGVDAEKAKFTIAYKGATGEKPTLYLVTIGINKYKNPKYNLNYAEADANGVEASIKKSSPGIFKAIVPYPIRNEKALKANILAALDDVKKKSLEQDMLVVYYAGHGVMSGEAASEKEFFIVPSDVVQLYGRDDLLKDKAISASSLKGYAQSINAQKQVFILDACQSAGALEAVTERGVAEEKAIAQLARSTGTFWITSTGSNQFASEFDRLGHGIFTYSLIEGINGKADANNDKKLTIRELSTYIENKVPELSEQLKGTAQYPSAYSFGNDFPLVVYK; this is encoded by the coding sequence ATGAAGAAAGCCATGGTCTTTTTTGTAATCGCCCTGGGGCTCGGCCGCCTGCAGGCGCAGGAGGTGGATTTGCTCAGGCTGGGATATGACAGGCCCTCCATCCAATCGGGGCAGGTGGGCATGGCCGTATCGCCCGATGGCCGGTTTATTGCCTTTGTGTACGAAGACAAGACCATAAAAGTATTCGATGCCTCCATCGGCCGGTTCACCAAAAGGTTCAAGGCCTCCTTCGATGGTTTTTTTGATGTGCAGTTGGCCACGGGCCAGCGGCTTGCGTTGGTCGGTCCCAAATCGGTAAGGGTAATAGACCTGGTCACGGAAAAGGAAATAAAACAATTCCCGCTTGAGGCCGAAGCCACCAAAACCTCCTTCTTGGGGGCGCACAACTTGTTGGCAGTGGGGCAAAAGGAGGGGTACGTGCAGGTGTTTGACCTTGTCGCCAACGAACAAACTTTTGCCACCCAATACAAAAAACACCACGTGAGTGCGTTGGCCTTCCACCCCAGCGGGAAAAAGCTGATCGTGGGGGTGATGTCGTTCCTTAAAAACATGAACCCCCTGAAGGTATATGACCTGGCTACCGGGGATGAAATAGGGGAATCCCCCGAAGGCACTTTTACCATGGTGGCCTACAACGAGGCCGGGGACAAGATTGTGGTGGCGGGTTTAAACTACCTCTCCACAAAGTCGGTCGTGCAGGTGTGGGACGCAAATACGTTTAAAAAACTGAAGGACCTCGAGTCGGAATTTTTTATAGCCACCATTACCCCCAATGGCGGGGTTTATACCGGTAGTACGTTCCTGGCCCTCACGGCCTCCAGGTCCTTTAATGTGTATGATGAAAAATCGGGAAGTTCGGTATTTACCACCAAGTCGGACAAGTGGAGGTTTTCCGGATACCCAGGCCTGGGCGTGGGTTCGTTCAACGTCTTCCCCCTGGGCCAGGGCAGCGGGAAGTTTTTCCTGAACGCCTCAGGCAACAACATCAACCAGGTTTACGACAGGGAGTCCAACTCCATAATAGCCTATTTCTTTTCCGACAGCAACGATGATTTTGCCATCGTGTCCAAAGATGGGCGCGTGGAGGGCACGGCCGATGCCCTGGGAAAAGTATTCTGGACCACGCGGCTGACGTTGCAAAGGACCACGCTGGAAAGTTCGGTGCAAAAGGGCTTTACCCCACGCCTTTTTAATGCCATGCTAAACGAAGACCCGTCCTTCGTTGCGGGCTTTGACGTGGACAAAGTAGTCTCCTCCATCCCCGTATTGGCCATACAGAGCATCAATGGCAAACCGTATACCGACAAATCCGTTGTTGCCTCCACGCAAAAAAACTCCACCGTTGTGGTGGAGGTCAGGGAAAACCCAAAAGAAGTGACGGAACTGCGGCTGTACCAAAACGGCAAACTGATCAAAATGGAGGAAGGAACGGGCGCCACGTCCTATACCTTTGACCTGAGCTTGTCCACGGCCTTTGGGGAAGACAATTTCTTTTTTGTGAACGCGGGCAGCAAGAACGGGGTGGATGCGGAAAAGGCGAAGTTTACCATTGCCTACAAGGGGGCCACGGGTGAAAAGCCCACGTTGTACCTGGTGACCATAGGCATCAACAAATACAAAAACCCAAAATACAATTTGAATTATGCCGAAGCCGATGCCAACGGGGTGGAGGCCAGTATCAAAAAATCTTCTCCGGGGATTTTCAAGGCCATAGTCCCTTATCCTATCAGGAACGAAAAGGCGCTGAAGGCCAATATCCTCGCGGCCCTTGACGATGTAAAAAAGAAATCCCTGGAACAGGACATGCTGGTGGTGTACTATGCAGGCCATGGGGTGATGTCCGGGGAGGCGGCATCGGAAAAAGAGTTTTTTATCGTCCCCTCTGACGTGGTCCAGCTATATGGAAGGGACGACCTGCTGAAGGACAAGGCCATATCCGCCTCCTCCCTTAAAGGCTACGCACAGTCGATCAATGCACAAAAGCAGGTCTTCATCCTGGATGCCTGCCAGTCGGCAGGGGCATTGGAGGCGGTGACGGAGCGTGGGGTGGCCGAAGAGAAGGCCATCGCCCAACTGGCGAGGAGCACGGGCACCTTTTGGATAACCTCAACGGGCTCCAACCAGTTTGCTTCCGAATTTGACCGGCTTGGGCACGGCATTTTCACCTATTCGTTGATTGAAGGGATCAATGGCAAGGCAGATGCCAACAACGACAAAAAACTTACCATCAGGGAACTGAGCACCTACATTGAAAACAAAGTACCGGAACTTTCCGAACAGCTTAAAGGGACTGCCCAATATCCATCGGCCTACTCGTTTGGCAACGACTTTCCCTTAGTGGTTTATAAATAA
- a CDS encoding serine hydrolase: MPMEQPPGEVFEYNGGATQLLASIIERASGQGIAAFAEKNLFEPLGIEVFEWNRYPPSQIAAAPSGLRLRSKDMMKFGLLYQNHGIWEGQQLLPAQWVEETFKAHVEKPGQPGAYLGINFMCCRSSHCQANGIS; this comes from the coding sequence ATGCCGATGGAACAACCACCCGGGGAAGTATTTGAATATAATGGTGGGGCCACACAACTACTGGCCTCTATCATTGAGAGGGCATCGGGCCAGGGGATAGCTGCATTTGCCGAGAAAAACCTATTTGAACCGCTGGGGATAGAGGTTTTTGAATGGAACAGGTACCCGCCTTCTCAAATTGCGGCCGCGCCCTCAGGTTTGAGGCTTCGGTCCAAGGATATGATGAAATTTGGCCTTTTATATCAAAACCATGGGATATGGGAGGGGCAACAGCTCTTGCCCGCACAATGGGTGGAAGAGACGTTCAAGGCACACGTAGAAAAACCAGGGCAGCCGGGCGCCTACTTGGGTATCAATTTCATGTGCTGCCGGAGTTCTCATTGTCAGGCAAACGGTATAAGCTAA
- a CDS encoding efflux RND transporter permease subunit — translation MFNTFIHRPVLSIVISLLITLLGILAVIQLPVTQFPSISPPKVNINAEYPGANGELMIKSVIIPLERAINGVPGMKYMASDAGNDGEAAIQVVFNLGTDPNIASVNVQNRVAAVINKLPPIVVREGVKITRQESNMLMYINLYSDDPSLDDKFLYNFADINLLAELKRIDGVGFADILGDREYSMRIWLKPDRMLAYKISADEVLKALDEQSLEASPGRTGESSGKRSQAFEYILKYPGRFTTAEGYENIILRANPDGETLRLKDVADIEFGSSYYDLYSKLNGKTSAAIVIKQSYGSNASQTIANIKKALKEIKASTFPKGMDYEISYDVSSFLDASIDKVIHTLVEAFLLVGLVVFIFLGDWRSTLIPTIAVPVSLVGTFVFMQLFGVSLNMITLFALVLAIGIVVDNAIVVVEAVHAKMEEKNLGPVAATELAMQEISGAIIAITLVMAAVFVPVAFMSGPVGLFYRQFSITMATSIVLSGVIALTLTPALCAIMLKSSHQVKRKKTWLNSFLQGFNTWFNGINDKYKRLLGLIVNRRMVTAVILLAFCIATWGLDALLPSGFIPNEDQGVFYAIILTPPGSTLERTDAISTEIQKIASGMEDIQSISSIAGYEILSEGTGANSGSCIINLKSWNERHHSLAEVMKELEEKTKDIKGATIEFFPPPAVPGYGAAGGFELRLLDKAGSGDYKKMETVSKAFVAELNKRPELTSVFTFYSASFPQYMLNIDNDKAQQKGVTIENAANTLSTLVGSNYETSFIKYDRQYKVMVQALPEYRALPEDILKLYVKNDRGEMVPFSAFMKLDKTYGLSEITRHNMYNASEISGAAAPGYSSGAAIAAITEVAKTKLPKGFGIDWAGISKDEVAQGNQAVYIFLICLAFVYLLLSAQYESFVLPFPVILCLPAGIFGAFLFLTVLGLENNIYAQVAMVMLIGLLGKNAVLIVEFAVQKHRAGQDIWHAAIEGASVRLRPILMTSSAFMAGLVPLMFASGPGAIGNRTIGSAAAGGMLFGTVFGAIVVPGLYYIFAGLSSGHGLIENEEENPLTEEIEKHELFI, via the coding sequence ATGTTCAACACGTTTATACACCGCCCGGTCCTGTCCATTGTCATCTCGCTCCTCATCACCCTATTGGGCATATTGGCCGTCATTCAACTGCCGGTCACCCAGTTCCCGTCCATTTCACCCCCCAAGGTGAACATCAATGCGGAATACCCGGGCGCCAATGGGGAGTTGATGATCAAATCCGTCATCATTCCATTGGAACGCGCCATCAATGGGGTGCCCGGCATGAAGTACATGGCTTCCGATGCCGGAAACGATGGGGAGGCGGCCATTCAGGTGGTCTTCAACCTGGGCACCGACCCAAACATCGCCTCCGTGAACGTACAAAACCGGGTGGCTGCGGTGATCAACAAATTGCCGCCCATAGTGGTAAGGGAAGGGGTGAAGATCACCCGGCAGGAATCCAATATGCTGATGTACATCAACCTTTACAGTGACGATCCTTCCCTGGACGATAAGTTCCTGTACAACTTCGCTGACATCAACCTGTTGGCCGAGCTAAAAAGGATCGATGGCGTAGGATTTGCTGACATTTTAGGGGACCGGGAGTATTCCATGAGGATATGGCTAAAGCCCGACCGGATGTTGGCCTACAAAATTTCCGCTGATGAAGTCCTGAAAGCCCTTGACGAACAGAGCCTTGAAGCCTCGCCCGGAAGGACCGGTGAAAGCTCGGGGAAAAGGTCCCAGGCCTTTGAGTATATATTGAAATACCCCGGAAGGTTTACCACTGCCGAAGGCTATGAAAACATTATCCTGAGGGCCAACCCCGATGGGGAAACCCTACGCCTCAAAGACGTGGCCGATATTGAATTTGGCAGTTCCTACTATGACCTCTACTCCAAACTGAACGGAAAAACATCGGCCGCCATTGTGATCAAGCAGTCGTATGGCAGCAATGCCAGCCAAACCATCGCCAACATAAAAAAGGCATTGAAGGAAATAAAGGCCTCCACCTTCCCTAAAGGGATGGACTATGAAATAAGCTATGATGTGTCTTCCTTTTTGGATGCTTCCATTGACAAGGTAATCCACACCCTGGTGGAAGCCTTCCTGCTGGTGGGGCTGGTCGTGTTCATATTCCTGGGGGACTGGCGGTCCACCCTCATACCCACCATCGCGGTGCCCGTGTCCCTGGTTGGAACGTTCGTCTTCATGCAGCTTTTTGGGGTTTCCCTCAACATGATCACGCTTTTTGCCCTCGTCCTTGCAATAGGCATTGTGGTGGACAATGCCATTGTGGTAGTGGAGGCCGTACATGCCAAAATGGAAGAAAAAAACCTGGGGCCAGTGGCGGCAACGGAACTGGCCATGCAGGAAATCAGCGGGGCGATCATTGCCATCACCCTGGTGATGGCGGCCGTGTTTGTCCCGGTGGCGTTTATGTCCGGGCCGGTGGGGCTTTTTTACCGGCAGTTTTCCATCACCATGGCCACGTCCATTGTCCTTTCGGGCGTCATTGCCTTAACGCTGACCCCCGCCTTGTGCGCCATCATGCTAAAAAGCTCCCACCAGGTGAAGCGGAAAAAGACCTGGCTGAATTCCTTTTTGCAGGGGTTCAATACCTGGTTCAATGGCATTAACGATAAGTACAAAAGGCTGCTGGGGCTAATCGTCAACAGGAGGATGGTCACGGCCGTCATATTGTTGGCCTTTTGTATTGCTACCTGGGGGCTGGATGCTTTGCTGCCATCGGGCTTTATCCCCAACGAAGACCAGGGTGTGTTTTATGCCATTATCCTTACCCCTCCCGGCTCCACATTGGAAAGGACGGATGCCATCAGCACCGAAATTCAAAAGATCGCCTCGGGCATGGAAGACATACAATCCATATCGTCCATTGCGGGATATGAGATATTGTCGGAGGGCACTGGTGCCAACTCGGGGAGTTGCATCATCAACCTCAAAAGCTGGAACGAAAGGCACCACTCCCTGGCCGAGGTAATGAAGGAGTTGGAGGAAAAAACCAAAGACATAAAGGGGGCCACCATTGAGTTTTTCCCTCCCCCTGCCGTGCCTGGGTATGGGGCTGCCGGGGGTTTTGAATTGCGCCTCCTGGACAAGGCAGGCAGTGGCGACTACAAGAAGATGGAAACGGTAAGCAAAGCCTTTGTGGCGGAACTGAACAAAAGGCCGGAGCTCACTTCTGTTTTTACCTTTTATAGTGCAAGCTTCCCCCAATACATGTTGAATATCGACAATGACAAGGCGCAACAAAAAGGCGTTACTATTGAAAACGCGGCCAACACCCTCTCCACATTGGTCGGCAGCAACTATGAAACCAGTTTTATCAAATACGACCGGCAGTACAAGGTCATGGTGCAGGCGCTTCCCGAATATCGCGCACTGCCAGAGGACATCCTTAAGCTGTACGTAAAAAACGACCGGGGCGAGATGGTGCCTTTTTCCGCCTTTATGAAACTGGACAAAACCTATGGCCTGTCCGAAATCACCAGGCACAACATGTACAATGCATCAGAGATAAGCGGGGCGGCTGCCCCGGGCTATAGCAGCGGGGCGGCCATCGCGGCCATAACCGAAGTGGCAAAAACCAAATTGCCCAAAGGCTTCGGCATTGATTGGGCGGGCATCTCCAAGGATGAGGTGGCGCAGGGAAACCAGGCGGTTTACATTTTCCTTATTTGCCTGGCCTTTGTGTACCTGCTCTTGTCTGCACAGTACGAAAGTTTTGTCCTTCCCTTTCCCGTTATCTTGTGCCTGCCGGCAGGGATTTTTGGGGCGTTTTTGTTCCTCACCGTCTTGGGCCTGGAGAACAACATCTACGCACAGGTGGCCATGGTCATGCTCATTGGGCTGCTGGGGAAAAACGCGGTGTTGATTGTGGAATTTGCCGTGCAGAAACACCGGGCCGGCCAGGATATATGGCATGCCGCCATTGAAGGGGCATCCGTCCGCCTTCGCCCAATCCTGATGACGTCTTCTGCCTTTATGGCAGGGTTGGTGCCGCTGATGTTTGCTTCAGGCCCAGGCGCCATCGGCAACAGGACTATCGGCTCGGCAGCGGCCGGGGGCATGTTGTTCGGCACCGTGTTTGGGGCAATCGTTGTCCCCGGCCTTTATTATATTTTTGCCGGCCTTTCCTCAGGCCATGGGCTCATTGAAAATGAAGAAGAAAACCCGTTAACAGAAGAAATCGAAAAGCATGAACTTTTTATATAA
- a CDS encoding efflux transporter outer membrane subunit, with protein MNFLYKCKGIGALLLCAVWTGCSTLAPIENTRPLPHSYPASTDSINSAKIKWKDFFADQYLATLIDTALKNNLDLLTALQNIEIVRNEAKLGKGLLFPSISGGAALAHDKVGRYTSEGAGDAVTEITPGKLVPDPLNDLLVGVQASWEVDVWKKLRNTKKAALARYLAGIEGKNFVVTNLVAEIANSYYELLSLDNELEIIRETIRLQKNVLETVKIQKDASVVTELAVKKFEAEVLSSQGMEFEVLQRITETENKVNFLLGRYPQPIARGQSTFIAQSPPQIHAGIPSQLLSNRPDIRQAELELSAARCDVKAARAAFYPSLNLSGSLGFRAFSSHYLFYSPQSLAYSLVGDLSAPLVNRSAIKAEFNKAKAYQVEAMYDYQKTVLNGFMEVSNELSNINNLERAYDLKSKEVETRTKSIAISNDLFKSGRADYLEVLITQRDVLESKLELVETRKRQFNAITNIYQALGGGWD; from the coding sequence ATGAACTTTTTATATAAATGTAAAGGAATAGGGGCCTTGCTGCTTTGTGCCGTTTGGACCGGGTGCTCCACCCTGGCGCCCATTGAAAACACACGCCCTTTGCCCCATTCATATCCTGCTTCAACGGATTCCATCAATTCCGCCAAAATAAAATGGAAGGATTTTTTTGCAGACCAATACCTCGCCACACTTATCGACACGGCCCTCAAAAACAACCTGGACCTTTTGACGGCCCTTCAGAATATTGAAATCGTTAGAAATGAAGCCAAACTTGGCAAGGGGCTGTTGTTCCCTTCCATTTCGGGCGGGGCAGCCCTGGCCCATGACAAGGTTGGCCGGTATACCAGTGAGGGGGCGGGTGATGCCGTCACGGAAATCACCCCGGGGAAACTGGTGCCCGATCCGCTGAACGACCTGCTGGTGGGCGTGCAGGCCAGTTGGGAAGTGGACGTTTGGAAAAAACTAAGGAACACCAAAAAAGCAGCGTTGGCAAGGTACCTGGCCGGCATTGAAGGCAAAAATTTTGTAGTGACCAACCTCGTTGCCGAAATCGCCAACTCCTACTACGAACTATTGTCCCTGGACAACGAGCTGGAAATAATCAGGGAAACCATACGGCTGCAAAAGAATGTGCTGGAGACCGTAAAAATCCAAAAAGACGCCTCTGTGGTCACCGAACTTGCAGTAAAAAAATTTGAAGCCGAAGTATTGAGTTCGCAGGGAATGGAGTTTGAAGTGCTGCAAAGAATAACCGAAACCGAAAACAAGGTCAACTTTTTGCTGGGCCGCTACCCCCAGCCAATAGCCAGGGGCCAATCCACCTTTATTGCACAAAGCCCACCGCAAATCCATGCCGGCATACCTTCACAACTATTGTCAAACCGTCCCGACATCAGGCAGGCGGAATTGGAATTGTCCGCGGCCAGGTGCGATGTCAAGGCCGCACGTGCGGCATTTTACCCATCGCTCAACCTTTCCGGGTCGTTGGGCTTTCGTGCCTTCTCGTCCCATTACCTTTTTTATTCCCCGCAATCCCTGGCCTACTCCCTGGTAGGGGACCTATCTGCCCCCCTGGTCAACCGGAGTGCCATTAAGGCCGAATTCAACAAGGCAAAGGCGTACCAGGTGGAGGCCATGTACGACTACCAAAAGACAGTGTTGAACGGGTTTATGGAGGTGTCCAATGAATTGTCAAACATCAACAACCTGGAACGGGCCTATGATTTAAAAAGCAAGGAGGTGGAAACGCGCACAAAGTCCATCGCCATCTCCAATGACCTGTTCAAATCGGGCAGGGCCGACTACCTGGAGGTGCTAATCACGCAACGGGACGTGCTCGAATCCAAGTTGGAGTTGGTGGAAACCAGAAAAAGGCAATTCAACGCCATTACCAATATCTATCAGGCGTTGGGGGGCGGGTGGGACTAA
- a CDS encoding carboxypeptidase-like regulatory domain-containing protein translates to MKKIFTLTVVLTLLQTFGYAQKPCVSVFTGQILDEQDSPLIGATIVLKPTGKGAVSDIDGKFELKEICEGEYQVTVQFLGYKQQVFSLSIAGTTTQTISLRPDVETLHEVLVKEKVAHLETAQNYTVLSGEKLAETAGKTLGESLTEISGVNTVQAGPGIFKPVIHGVHSERVLILNHGIRQEGQQWGSEHAPEIDPFIASNIVVVKDASSIKYGTDALGGVVIVNPADLPEAPGLGGTLNFIGQSNGRSGTVSGLLEGGIKNHDGWGWRVQGTGKRSGDFHAPDYSLTNTGIKELNFSTAMGYHNDHQGFEVFVSHFRTELGILKGIAIGNLDDLITAMEREPPQSTESFSYHIGEPKQKVSHNLVKLSAHTQTENGNWRVQYGFQNNNRKEYDIRRGSLAGVPSINLKLNTHTIEAEWETLHGERNELCIGVNGMYQDNTNIFGTQRIAFIPNYVNFSGGTFGVAKFIRDDWVFDMGARYDHRYYNAKGFDFKNTRYNESLTFANVSVTTGATRQMGPNQSLALNLSSSWRPPHVAELYSLGTHQSAAAIEYGLLLNDTTNEVMNINQVPFKVERAFKGVGTYKRQWRHFQMELSGFANYILNYIYLRPTGITQNLRGTYPYFRYTQTDALFVGADMMAVWDVGKHIKVTPQVSLLRATDVTHNDVLVFIPSNKYEVAFRFEGPDKFALKRFFVESKIKYVERQGRAPRVITPRQIKEAAEQNINLFAANNDIFDFMEAPDGYALLNLSAGFSIDRGKARYDIRVAAENILNTSYREYTNRFRYYADDMGRNFLVSLKCSF, encoded by the coding sequence GTGAAAAAGATATTTACACTAACCGTAGTGCTGACCCTGTTACAAACTTTTGGGTATGCCCAGAAGCCGTGTGTGTCGGTGTTCACCGGGCAAATACTCGATGAGCAGGACAGCCCTTTGATAGGGGCCACCATTGTGCTGAAGCCTACCGGCAAGGGCGCGGTTTCCGATATTGACGGAAAATTTGAATTGAAGGAAATTTGTGAGGGGGAGTACCAGGTAACGGTGCAGTTCCTTGGGTACAAACAGCAGGTGTTCAGCCTTTCGATTGCCGGCACCACCACCCAAACCATTTCCCTCCGCCCCGATGTGGAAACGCTCCATGAGGTGCTGGTGAAGGAAAAAGTCGCCCACCTGGAAACCGCGCAAAACTATACTGTGTTGAGCGGGGAGAAGCTGGCGGAAACGGCCGGCAAAACATTGGGCGAATCGCTGACGGAAATTTCCGGGGTTAATACCGTGCAGGCAGGCCCCGGTATTTTTAAGCCCGTGATCCATGGGGTGCACAGCGAGCGGGTGTTGATACTGAACCATGGGATAAGGCAGGAAGGCCAGCAGTGGGGCTCGGAACATGCCCCTGAAATAGACCCTTTTATTGCTTCGAACATAGTGGTGGTCAAAGATGCCTCTTCCATAAAATACGGCACGGACGCCCTGGGCGGGGTCGTCATCGTAAACCCTGCCGACTTGCCTGAGGCCCCGGGCCTTGGCGGCACGTTGAATTTCATCGGGCAAAGCAACGGAAGGTCAGGGACGGTGTCCGGCCTGTTGGAAGGGGGAATAAAAAACCATGATGGCTGGGGCTGGCGGGTGCAGGGCACCGGAAAGCGTTCCGGGGACTTTCATGCCCCGGATTATTCCCTGACCAATACGGGGATCAAGGAGCTCAACTTTTCCACCGCCATGGGGTACCACAACGATCACCAGGGGTTTGAGGTATTTGTGAGCCACTTCAGGACGGAGTTGGGCATACTCAAAGGAATAGCCATTGGAAATTTGGATGACCTGATCACCGCCATGGAAAGGGAGCCACCGCAATCAACGGAAAGCTTCAGTTACCACATTGGCGAGCCAAAGCAAAAGGTTAGCCACAACCTGGTGAAACTTAGCGCCCACACCCAAACGGAAAACGGGAATTGGCGGGTGCAATATGGGTTTCAAAACAACAACCGAAAGGAGTACGACATACGCAGGGGCAGCCTGGCAGGCGTGCCCAGCATCAATTTGAAATTGAACACGCACACCATAGAAGCAGAATGGGAAACCCTGCACGGTGAGAGGAACGAGTTGTGCATAGGCGTGAACGGCATGTACCAGGACAACACGAATATTTTTGGCACACAACGCATAGCCTTCATCCCCAACTACGTCAATTTTTCTGGCGGGACTTTTGGCGTGGCCAAGTTTATCCGCGATGACTGGGTGTTTGACATGGGCGCCCGATACGACCACCGGTACTACAATGCCAAAGGGTTTGACTTTAAAAACACACGGTATAACGAGTCGCTGACATTTGCCAATGTGAGCGTGACCACGGGCGCCACCAGGCAAATGGGCCCCAACCAATCCCTGGCCCTCAACCTCAGCAGCTCGTGGCGCCCTCCCCATGTGGCGGAGTTGTACAGCCTGGGCACCCACCAAAGTGCTGCCGCCATCGAATATGGGCTGCTGCTCAACGATACCACCAACGAGGTAATGAACATCAACCAGGTGCCCTTTAAAGTAGAACGGGCGTTTAAAGGGGTTGGCACCTACAAAAGGCAATGGCGCCATTTTCAAATGGAATTAAGCGGGTTTGCCAATTATATTTTGAACTATATCTACCTGCGGCCAACGGGGATCACGCAAAACCTCAGGGGCACCTATCCCTACTTCCGGTACACCCAAACGGATGCCTTGTTCGTGGGCGCGGACATGATGGCCGTATGGGACGTGGGCAAACACATCAAAGTAACGCCCCAGGTTTCCTTGCTCCGGGCCACGGACGTCACCCACAACGATGTGCTGGTGTTTATCCCTTCCAACAAATATGAGGTGGCCTTCCGTTTTGAAGGACCGGACAAATTTGCGTTGAAGCGGTTCTTTGTCGAATCTAAAATAAAATACGTGGAACGGCAGGGCAGGGCCCCCAGGGTAATCACCCCCCGGCAAATCAAGGAGGCCGCGGAACAAAATATAAATTTGTTTGCGGCCAACAACGATATTTTTGATTTTATGGAGGCACCCGATGGTTACGCCCTCTTAAACCTAAGCGCAGGTTTTTCCATCGACAGGGGGAAGGCCCGGTACGACATAAGGGTGGCGGCAGAAAACATACTCAACACTTCCTATCGCGAATACACCAACAGGTTCCGTTACTATGCTGACGACATGGGCAGGAATTTTTTGGTTTCGTTGAAATGTAGTTTTTAA